In Tachysurus fulvidraco isolate hzauxx_2018 chromosome 11, HZAU_PFXX_2.0, whole genome shotgun sequence, one DNA window encodes the following:
- the si:ch73-95l15.5 gene encoding uncharacterized protein si:ch73-95l15.5 → MTSRGRTEGCRLCGGSLQGNQRRWLFAAHNRKGAQNQSPTRSLCKESAYHLSPTRSAQSSPWGSTLSLGSSNSLYKSHTLPTPNKGMDLLAVLTHILGQTVTRGNGKEEFVCGKCVSVLERVFKFDTVIARVQVLSRERLQKLTQERDRLRQWVRSRYRQRHPSDLKSRGSSSEDDFELGESDSGKAYRELLSDNMALAAYECWSEKAESCPYFKRTGKRCSKLKNCECCDSLRVSDYNYEFICGVPRHLPAEVLSPFSLSRDKSQSMPLHWSKAPSLHSSPASLSGSCHSLKARSLDSVDGHDPFDWPDENSLILDSILHKLKSIEGKPVRSPTGSRIPVLMKGPNGILVDGSPPMKVTRVLSFGQGDEQEEEDLNGESKDVLTELRDEFLPLHREGTTARVHLVVKQLQEQLDQAQARIRTLEEGLQNSTLSVPSKTHQPKESLSVYPSGNSGDENGLIKNLSHSLQSRDKVIQECMTLIRKLCTDLGSGLEEADKLMGRVTVSLTDTRSEREEALESELNELNEREISLQKELQVLQEACRGQERDLLTLNSVLQCNQDVINHLQVELAEKAQSLQDMLKERELWKERQSALEKVLQEKEALITRLQQGIESSHNDVQALSDSLIGRGLPGGGSEGALASQVREQESLLSVCLKDWEAHTATTRQEVSKLCTALEQAEAVIQNQSQSHKQAITELSEQLRDSRKELREMIKDTKLAEQAWKSERAKRDLEEGRLRESLQKRDKLIEQVLLDAEKRDGMLIELQQDIFSKVEPRVGLKHTL, encoded by the exons ATGACTAGTAGGGGGAGGACTGAAGGATGTCGTTTATGTGGTGGGAGTCTACAGGGCAACCAACGCCGGTGGCTTTTTGCGGCACATAATAGGAAAGGGGCCCAGAATCAGAGTCCAACACGGTCACTATGCAAAGAGTCTGCCTATCATCTGTCACCGACCAGGTCTGCCCAGAGCAGCCCATGGG gcAGTACATTATCTCTTGGCTCCTCAAATTCATTGTACAAATCTCATACCCTTCCTACCCCTAATAAAGGAATGGACCTACTTGCTGTGCTGACACACATATTAGGGCAGACTGTAACACGGGGAAATGGGAAAGAGGAGTTTGTATGTGgcaaatgtgtgtctgtgctcgaACGAGTGTTTAAGTTTGACACAGTCATAGCCAGAGTACAAGTTTTGTCCAGGGAGAGGCTTCAGAAACTAACTCAGGAAAGGGATAGGTTAAGACAGTGGGTGCGAAGTCGTTATAGACAGCGCCATCCATCTGACCTGAAGAGCAGAGGAAGCTCTAGTGAAGATGATTTTGAGCTGGGAGAAAGTGACTCAGGGAAAGCTTACAGAGAGTTGCTGAGTGATAACATGGCTCTCGCTGCGTATGAATGTTGGTCTGAGAAAGCTGAGTCCTGTCCGTATTTTAAGAGAACTGGTAAACGATGCAGCAAGTTGAAAAATTGTGAGTGTTGTGACTCCTTAAGGGTGTCAGATTATAattatgaatttatttgtgGAGTTCCTCGCCACCTACCAGCAGAAGTCCTGTCTCCGTTTAGCCTATCTCGGGACAAGTCCCAGAGTATGCCTCTCCACTGGTCCAAAGCTCCATCACTCCACTCTAGTCCTGCCTCCTTATCTGGTTCCTGCCATTCACTTAAAGCACGATCACTTGACTCTGTAGATGGTCATGATCCATTTGATTGGCCAGATGAGAATTCGCTCATCTTGGACTCCATCCTCCATAAGCTGAAAAGTATAGAGGGCAAACCAGTCAGGTCTCCAACAGGAAGCCGCATCCCAGTTTTAATGAAGGGACCAAATGGCATTTTAGTAGATGGATCACCTCCAATGAAGGTTACACGGGTGCTGAGCTTTGGGCAGGGAGATGAACAAGAGGAGGAAGATTTGAATGGGGAGAGTAAGGATGTGCTGACTGAACTGAGGGATGAATTTCTGCCATTGCATAGAGAG GGCACTACGGCCAGAGTGCATCTTGTAGTTAAGCAGTTGCAAGAGCAGCTGGATCAAGCACAGGCTCGTATCAGGACGTTAGAGGAAGGGCTTCAGAACAGCACACTTTCAGTCCCCAGTAAGACCCATCAGCCAAAGGAGTCACTATCAGTG tatcCAAGTGGAAACTCAGGGGATGAAAACGGCCTGATAAAGAATCTTAGCCATTCACTGCAAAGCAGAGACAAAGTTATACAG GAATGTATGACTTTGATCCGAAAGCTGTGTACGGACCTTGGCTCAGGGTTAGAGGAGGCTGATAAGCTCATGGGCAGAGtgactgtctctctgactgATACACGTTCAGAGCGAGAG GAGGCCTTGGAATCTGAGCTCAATGAactgaatgagagagaaataagTCTGCAGAAAGAGCTGCAGGTGCTTCAAGAGGCATGCAGAGGGCAGGAGAGAGATCTTCTCACTCTCAACAGTGTGCTCCAGTGTAACCAGGATGTCATCAAT CATTTGCAAGTAGAACTGGCTGAGAAGGCTCAATCACTGCAGGACATGCTGAAAGAGAGGGAGTTATGGAAAGAGCGGCAATCCGCCCTGGAAAAGGTGCTGCAGGAAAAAGAAGCTCTAATTACTCGACTGCAGCAGGGAATAGAGAGCTCCCACAACGATGTTCAG GCACTCTCAGATTCTCTGATTGGTCGTGGATTGCCAGGAGGTGGATCTGAGGGGGCTTTGGCCAGTCAGGTGCGAGAGCAGGAGTCCTTGCTTTCTGTCTGCCTCAAAGATTGGGAAGCACACACTGCTACCACAAGGCAGGAAGTCTCAAAACTCTGTACAGCTTTAGAACAAGCTGAGGCTGTAATACAG AACCAAAGTCAAAGTCACAAACAGGCCATCACAGAACTATCAGAGCAGCTGAGAGACTCTCGAAAGGAGCTGAGGGAGATGATTAAAGACACCAAGCTGGCAGAACAAGCCTGGAAGTCTGAAAGGGCAAAGAGAGATTTAGAAGAAGGGCGACTAAGAGAAAGTTTACAGAAAAGAGATAAACTCATCGAG CAAGTACTCTTGGATGCAGAGAAGAGAGATGGCATGCTAATAGAACTGCAACAGGACATCTTCAGTAAGGTTGAACCAAGGGTCGgcctcaaacacacactataa
- the ccdc105 gene encoding coiled-coil domain-containing protein 105 — translation MKGVVRSAPCTAVRLGVQGRRDETLRSIKRAEHLVLQSHVHTLDSATRFRTPPFLSKLPDLALLAHSMILNHRDDGIKTRPKSSGTMLHSLGMSGPFPSPALREQSAGLSTAVAAEYTRAVRQVEGSLRRQAGRITEEATRLDHQKEKLEKLLRSVRTTLRINQNTTDERARRPATETEKDGADHLLCHEKKCLSEQKQKLETLLRETLNQLQSLAQSSRRLLDCALERSRVIELLPQHGSPSAAGNLSFSPLSLKPDPSGPFTPECKEAIDSSTTVLQMSQQLSKSIEQIMCDAIIKQTTLHRTVNEGLLKKISETQNLQQRLMLSSAATRQAIYRKQRQMQCASYSHGRALGPVSSDDFFCRERNNRPVVQVYDRHPNFVLPESRLLTQGSVALKEHLDCGEKAIEELQVAHLQLEDDSCAKKVAASVDSGIIRLRRRSIPRMFVQSAST, via the exons ATGAAAGGTGTCGTTAGATCAGCTCCGTGTACCGCGGTCAGGCTCGGAGTTCAGGGTCGGCGGGATGAGACGCTGCGCTCCATAAAGCGCGCCGAGCACTTGGTGCTCCAGTCCCATGTGCACACGCTGGATTCCGCCACGCGCTTTCGGACACCACCGTTTTTATCCAAGCTCCCGGATTTAGCGCTTTTGGCTCACAGTATGATCCTAAATCACCGTGACGATGGAATTAAAACCAGACCTAAATCCTCCGGCACTATG TTGCATTCATTGGGCATGAGCGGCCCGTTCCCGTCACCTGCACTGCGCGAACAAAGTGCAGGCCTCAGCACAGCAGTGGCTGCTGAATACACCCGTGCTGTACGGCAAGTGGAAGGGAGTTTACGAAGACAGGCAGGGAGGATCACCGAGGAAGCCACTAGACTGGACCATCAGAAagagaaactggagaaactTTTGCGAAGTGTCAGGACGACATTGCGCATCAACCAGAACACGACAGACGAGCGCGCACGAAGACCAGCCactgagaca GAAAAAGATGGAGCTGATCATCTGCTCTGCCATGAGAAAAAATGCCTTAGTGAGCAGAAGCAGAAACTGGAGACTCTGCTGAGAGAAACTTTAAATCAGCTGCAG TCTTTAGCTCAGAGCAGCAGAAGGCTACTGGACTGTGCCTTAGAAAGGTCCAGGGTAATTGAGCTGCTCCCTCAACATGGATCACCTTCAGCAGCTGGGAAtctctcattttctcctctctctctgaaacCTGACCCCTCTGGTCCATTTACCCCAG agtgtaaagAGGCAATAGATTCATCCACAACTGTGCTGCAGATGTCTCAGCAGCTCAGCAAGAGCATTGAACAGATCATGTGTGACGCCATCATTAAACAGACAACTTTACATCGCACAGTCAATGAGGGCCTTTTAAAGAAAATCTCAGAAACCCAGAATCTACAG CAACGTCTAATGCTGAGCTCTGCAGCCACTAGACAGGCCATCTACCGTAAACAGAGACAGATGCAGTGTGCCAGCTACAGCCATGGCAGAGCTTtg GGTCCAGTTTCCTCTGATGATTTcttctgcagagagagaaacaatagGCCTGTTGTGCAGGTGTATGATAGACACCCAAATTTTGTGCTGCCTGAGTCCAGACTTCTGACACAG GGCAGTGTTGCACTGAAGGAACATTTGGATTGTGGAGAGAAAGCCATAGAAGAGCTGCAGGTTGCACATTTGCAGCTGGAGGATGACTCGTGTGCAAAAAAAGTGGCAGCGAGTGTGGACTCCGGCATAATCCGGCTTCGAAGAAGAAGTATTCCTCGCATGTTTGTCCAGTCAGCAAGCACATAA